One segment of Bacteroidales bacterium DNA contains the following:
- a CDS encoding response regulator, with amino-acid sequence MKDDNSSIFIIDDDEPIRRSISLLLNASGYATESFAGVEEFLETVDYSGAGCILLDIFLEGKSGLELQEEIKSKFQCLPIIYITGMGDVPMSVQALKKGAVNFLQKPIDERQLLDTIEEALHLSHQMVMEQKETSRIRSLIGNLTPREYEIFKYLITGMLNKQIAAELNITEHTVKLHRGKITEKLGVKSVAEIVQMAGKLNLFSI; translated from the coding sequence ATGAAGGATGATAACTCCAGCATATTCATTATAGACGATGATGAACCCATCCGGCGCAGCATTTCGTTGCTTCTGAATGCTTCGGGCTATGCCACGGAATCCTTCGCCGGCGTAGAAGAATTTTTGGAAACCGTGGATTACAGCGGGGCCGGATGTATCCTGCTGGACATATTTCTTGAGGGGAAATCGGGACTGGAGCTGCAGGAGGAAATAAAAAGCAAATTTCAATGCCTTCCCATCATTTATATCACCGGCATGGGCGATGTGCCCATGAGTGTCCAGGCATTAAAAAAGGGTGCTGTAAATTTTCTTCAAAAACCCATCGATGAGAGGCAGTTGCTGGATACCATTGAGGAAGCATTACATTTAAGTCATCAGATGGTAATGGAACAAAAAGAAACATCCCGGATCAGATCACTGATCGGCAATCTAACTCCAAGAGAGTATGAAATTTTCAAATACCTCATCACCGGGATGCTGAACAAACAGATCGCGGCAGAGTTGAACATCACCGAGCATACCGTCAAGCTTCATCGCGGGAAGATAACGGAAAAGCTGGGCGTTAAGTCTGTTGCCGAAATTGTTCAAATGGCCGGAAAATTGAATCTCTTCTCCATATAG
- a CDS encoding ATP-binding protein — protein sequence MANKGIISLLFIFIIFFDLSFGHPKQTLPNKNILVLFSLVPTTPAYRVILDGIRTQLTREYGYSYDLNIEYLETDRHPKDNYPRERFNIYNDKYKNADLDLVICVGIDIVSTLKNYADNHLLSLPNISIDLDFSAYGISTEISLNEQTVEIPLKLHAEKTIATALGLFPDTKSIFIFCGISNGDQLYCAMSKKAANLIDSHKEITFITDTTMNDALRIASQLPDSSLVIISSFTTDNKQVPYNNPESVRLISKAATAPVFTYTDTGFGEGSIGGYMINFGRAGLLAGEIAIKLLKGVEPNAIQVSEKDYYDYRFDWRQIERWKIADSRRIPEGSTILYREVRVFDKYKWFILGGILFLVFQTLLILNLVGLYRRQKVMTQQIIESENKYRELIREDRVLRTGQLMASLSHELNQPLTAILSTAQAGIRFIDSNKATPELMKELLENIVEDDKRTASILSSIRGMMKLEKREKEKVNLNEMIDELILIYSGEAVKRNIKLDASLNPEPVNIVADRTQIQQVIMNFILNAFQAMDKVSQHDRTVSITELTDNEYVTVSVRDKGRGIEDAIMDKIFKPFVTTRKEGTGIGLAISHSIIEDHQGEIWAENMPDGGAKFSFRLKTI from the coding sequence ATGGCTAACAAAGGAATAATATCACTCTTATTCATTTTCATCATCTTTTTTGATCTTTCTTTTGGTCATCCGAAACAGACTCTACCGAATAAGAATATCCTTGTTCTTTTTTCACTTGTTCCGACCACTCCGGCATACCGGGTCATTCTTGATGGAATACGGACTCAGCTTACCCGTGAATATGGTTATTCCTACGACCTGAATATTGAGTATCTCGAAACAGATCGTCATCCCAAAGATAACTATCCCCGGGAAAGATTTAACATCTACAATGATAAGTACAAAAATGCGGACCTGGATCTGGTCATCTGTGTTGGGATTGATATTGTGAGCACATTAAAGAATTATGCAGACAATCATCTTCTCAGCCTCCCCAACATATCCATTGATCTTGATTTTTCCGCGTATGGTATTTCAACCGAAATTTCCCTGAACGAACAAACTGTTGAGATACCTTTAAAATTACATGCTGAGAAGACCATAGCCACTGCCTTGGGGCTCTTTCCGGACACAAAATCCATCTTTATTTTCTGTGGGATTTCGAATGGCGACCAGTTATATTGCGCCATGTCGAAAAAAGCAGCAAATCTTATTGACAGCCATAAAGAGATCACTTTTATTACAGATACCACGATGAATGATGCTCTTAGAATCGCCAGTCAACTTCCGGATAGCAGTCTTGTGATCATTTCCTCTTTTACAACTGACAACAAACAGGTTCCATATAATAATCCTGAATCGGTACGATTGATAAGCAAGGCAGCCACTGCACCTGTGTTTACTTACACAGATACAGGATTTGGTGAAGGGTCCATTGGCGGCTATATGATTAATTTTGGCAGAGCCGGATTGCTTGCAGGAGAAATTGCAATCAAATTATTAAAGGGAGTTGAGCCAAACGCAATACAGGTATCAGAGAAAGATTATTATGATTATCGTTTTGACTGGAGACAGATTGAACGATGGAAGATTGCTGATTCAAGACGGATACCGGAGGGAAGTACAATTCTATACCGGGAGGTCAGGGTGTTCGACAAATATAAATGGTTCATCCTTGGCGGCATACTCTTTCTGGTATTTCAAACCCTGTTGATTCTAAATCTTGTAGGGTTGTACAGAAGGCAAAAGGTGATGACACAGCAGATCATCGAATCTGAAAATAAATACAGAGAGCTGATCCGGGAAGACAGGGTTTTAAGGACCGGTCAGTTAATGGCTTCTCTTTCACACGAGCTGAATCAGCCCCTGACGGCCATTTTAAGCACGGCACAGGCGGGGATCCGGTTCATTGATTCCAACAAGGCAACTCCTGAATTAATGAAAGAGCTTCTTGAAAATATCGTGGAGGATGATAAAAGGACGGCGAGTATATTGAGCAGTATCCGGGGGATGATGAAACTTGAAAAGAGAGAGAAAGAAAAAGTCAACTTAAATGAAATGATCGACGAACTCATCCTTATTTATTCAGGCGAAGCGGTTAAACGTAATATTAAATTGGATGCCAGCCTGAACCCTGAACCGGTTAATATTGTGGCCGACCGGACCCAGATCCAGCAGGTGATCATGAATTTCATCTTAAATGCTTTTCAGGCGATGGATAAGGTCAGTCAACATGACAGGACCGTATCAATTACAGAATTAACAGATAATGAATATGTAACTGTTTCGGTGAGGGATAAGGGCAGGGGGATCGAGGATGCAATCATGGATAAAATTTTCAAACCTTTTGTGACCACCAGGAAGGAGGGTACCGGGATCGGTCTGGCGATCAGTCATTCGATCATTGAAGACCACCAGGGAGAGATCTGGGCCGAAAATATGCCTGACGGAGGCGCGAAATTTTCTTTCAGGCTGAAAACAATTTAG
- a CDS encoding SHOCT domain-containing protein: protein MKTTLFLSVILLLVATTFTQAQSKKDLETDYAKCITARDSLQEALTGLSAVYDSINKVCIAYDTMYSVIKKKVILHDFDPANAEALIDSLATHRESIFSGLSTSLNDSIAALHEENTELKASLEILKAEAADKTKLVNDLKQLKELLDSGIITQEEFDAKKARLLENL, encoded by the coding sequence ATGAAAACAACCCTATTTCTTTCCGTCATTCTCCTGTTGGTTGCTACAACCTTTACGCAGGCACAAAGCAAAAAAGATCTTGAAACGGATTATGCAAAGTGCATAACTGCCAGGGACTCTCTTCAAGAAGCTCTTACCGGGCTTTCTGCAGTGTATGATTCAATTAATAAAGTCTGCATTGCATATGACACCATGTACAGCGTAATAAAGAAAAAAGTGATTCTTCATGATTTCGATCCGGCAAATGCGGAAGCTTTGATTGATTCTCTGGCAACACACCGGGAATCCATTTTTTCAGGGCTCAGCACATCTCTGAATGATAGCATCGCAGCCCTGCATGAAGAAAATACCGAACTTAAGGCATCTCTTGAGATCCTTAAAGCAGAAGCTGCAGACAAAACAAAGCTGGTCAATGATTTAAAGCAATTAAAAGAACTTCTTGATTCCGGGATCATTACGCAGGAGGAGTTTGATGCCAAAAAAGCAAGGCTGCTGGAAAACCTATGA
- a CDS encoding mechanosensitive ion channel family protein has protein sequence MIFIPSLSTGQESSDLDPELDGIQINTAPVKVDGKTLFSVRGSPSVPAEQRAASISKRIERAAANASVSSDSVKIIARGDKAMIYAGEEVIMNVYDADAAVEGSTRTLLAEIIQQKVKAAIDSFRYERSGPALKTKLINALVATAILVVLMIGLLWLIRRIRTILEKRIQSKISSVENISFRLIRSQQLWKAYFLFFKAFRIVVIILLIAGFFQYVLGQFPWTNKVATYTLGLFLDPVIKLGKGLLGFLPSLAFLIVIYLVTRYLLKLIKLLFAGIQEGGISMAKFDPDWAIPTFKILRLVIIIFALVIAYPYIPGSNTSAFKGISVFLGVLLSLGSSSFIANIIAGYSMTYRGAFKKGDRIQVGDVIGFVEEQKLMVTRVRTHKNEDVVIPNSTMLSSNIVNYSKRAKDIGLILHTTVGIGYETPWRQVDAMLKLAADRTEGLLKEPPPFVIKQSLGDFAVNYEINAYCDDASKLPVLYTLLHQNILDVFNENNVQIMTPAYEGDPETPKVVPKEQWYAPLANERREERGERRNEK, from the coding sequence TTGATTTTTATCCCTTCCCTTTCCACCGGGCAGGAGAGCAGCGACCTGGATCCTGAACTGGATGGAATTCAGATAAATACTGCGCCAGTGAAAGTGGATGGGAAAACACTGTTCTCCGTCCGCGGCAGCCCCTCTGTTCCTGCCGAACAGCGCGCAGCCAGTATCAGTAAACGAATCGAAAGAGCAGCAGCCAATGCTTCTGTTTCTTCCGATTCGGTGAAGATCATTGCCAGAGGGGATAAAGCGATGATCTATGCCGGAGAAGAAGTGATTATGAATGTTTACGATGCTGATGCCGCTGTGGAAGGGAGCACCCGGACCCTGCTTGCCGAAATCATCCAGCAAAAGGTAAAAGCTGCCATCGACTCCTTCAGGTACGAACGAAGCGGCCCTGCATTGAAAACTAAATTAATTAATGCACTGGTTGCCACAGCAATTTTGGTTGTTCTTATGATCGGATTACTGTGGTTGATAAGGCGAATAAGAACCATACTCGAAAAAAGGATACAATCGAAGATAAGCAGTGTGGAAAATATTTCTTTCCGTCTTATCCGGTCCCAGCAGCTTTGGAAGGCCTATTTTCTTTTCTTCAAGGCCTTTCGTATTGTTGTCATCATTCTCCTGATTGCCGGGTTCTTTCAGTATGTGCTTGGCCAGTTTCCCTGGACCAACAAAGTAGCCACCTACACCCTGGGATTATTTCTTGATCCGGTTATAAAACTGGGAAAAGGACTCCTGGGATTTTTACCCAGCCTGGCTTTTCTTATCGTTATTTACCTGGTAACACGTTACTTGCTCAAGTTGATCAAATTGCTCTTTGCTGGTATTCAGGAGGGCGGGATTTCAATGGCGAAGTTCGACCCGGATTGGGCCATACCTACATTTAAGATCTTAAGGCTGGTGATCATCATTTTTGCGCTGGTCATCGCCTATCCTTACATCCCCGGATCCAATACAAGTGCATTTAAAGGGATTTCCGTGTTTCTGGGCGTTCTGTTATCCCTGGGTTCGTCATCCTTCATCGCCAATATCATTGCCGGGTATTCGATGACCTACCGGGGGGCATTTAAAAAAGGGGACCGGATTCAGGTCGGAGATGTTATCGGTTTTGTGGAAGAACAAAAACTGATGGTTACCCGTGTGCGCACACACAAGAACGAAGATGTCGTGATCCCTAATTCCACTATGTTGAGCAGCAATATCGTGAATTACAGTAAAAGGGCGAAAGATATAGGATTGATCCTGCATACAACGGTTGGGATCGGATATGAAACACCCTGGCGCCAGGTGGATGCCATGCTGAAACTGGCTGCCGACCGGACGGAGGGACTCTTAAAGGAACCGCCACCCTTTGTCATTAAACAATCCCTGGGCGATTTTGCTGTTAACTATGAGATCAATGCCTATTGCGACGACGCCTCAAAGCTGCCAGTGCTGTATACACTGCTGCACCAGAACATCCTGGATGTATTCAACGAGAACAACGTCCAGATCATGACTCCGGCATACGAAGGAGATCCCGAAACACCGAAAGTAGTACCCAAAGAGCAGTGGTATGCACCGCTGGCAAATGAGAGGAGAGAGGAGAGAGGAGAGAGGAGAAATGAGAAATAA
- a CDS encoding YiiX/YebB-like N1pC/P60 family cysteine hydrolase: MKRLRLLNYRFRLTFYPALFLSNKINWRFGRPYKCAGTDAETIRHLLQPGMIILSHKEFEFTNLFIKGYWKHSAIIIDNEILIEATSKGVELKKIDDFITAVDDYVVLRPTFCDASLMEETCRYVRRVVGYPYNYTFLHGKKAFYCSQLIYWAYMLACRHLPQRQVMNQQLRGKILNPQAIFESRESWQTVTCWQSASRDCSCKDSLEDMCRLKNGSA, from the coding sequence ATGAAGCGCTTAAGGTTGTTGAATTATCGTTTTCGGTTGACATTTTATCCGGCCTTATTCCTTTCCAATAAGATTAACTGGAGGTTTGGGAGGCCATACAAGTGCGCGGGAACGGATGCGGAAACCATTCGGCACCTGTTGCAGCCGGGGATGATCATCCTGTCGCATAAGGAATTTGAATTTACGAATCTATTCATCAAGGGTTACTGGAAACATTCAGCCATCATTATTGATAACGAGATCCTGATCGAGGCCACCAGCAAAGGCGTCGAACTGAAAAAGATTGACGATTTCATCACAGCAGTGGATGATTACGTCGTACTTCGTCCAACTTTTTGTGATGCCTCGCTCATGGAGGAAACATGCAGGTATGTCCGGAGAGTGGTTGGTTACCCGTACAATTACACTTTTCTGCATGGGAAAAAGGCTTTTTATTGTTCTCAGCTGATCTATTGGGCTTACATGCTTGCCTGCCGTCATTTACCACAGCGGCAGGTAATGAATCAGCAGTTGCGAGGTAAGATCCTCAATCCACAGGCTATTTTTGAATCGCGTGAAAGCTGGCAGACAGTCACTTGCTGGCAATCGGCTTCCAGGGACTGTTCCTGTAAAGATTCCCTTGAGGATATGTGCAGGCTGAAAAACGGTTCAGCTTAG